The genomic segment TCCACAGTGCGATTGTAAGTGTCTTATCCAAACGCGATCGCAGCGAAAGCGCCGCCATTGTAGAAACCGTCACTACCCTGGTTGGCGGCATTATGCTTTTGGTGACCATTGCGATCGCTATTTTCGCCGCTCCTATTATCGATTTGGTGGCACCGGGTCTCAATGCCACCCCCGAAGGCATGGAAATTCGTGCCATTGCCATCCGCCAGCTACGCATTATGTCTCCCATGGCACTGCTAGCGGCTTTTATTGGTATTGGGTTTGGTACCCTCACTGCCAGCGATCGCTACTGGTTGCCTTCCATCAGTCCGCTCTTTTCCAGCAGCACCCTCATTGCCGGTTTGGCCATTTTAGCGATCGCATTGGGGAAAGACATCACCCGACCGGAATATGCCTTATTGGGAGGCATGGTCCTCGCCGTCTCTACCCTCCTGGGTGCCATCTTCCAGTGGGTGGTTCAACTCATTTCCCAATGGCGATCGGGAATGGGAAAGTTTCGCCTGCGATTTGCCTTCCGCCACCGGGGTGTTCGCGAAATTTTGAAAATTCTCGGACCCGCTACTTTTTCTTCTGGTATGCTGCAAATCAATGTCTACACGGATTTGTGGTTTGCCTCTTTTATTCCCCAAGCGGCAGCAGCTTTGGGATATGCGGGATTGCTGGTTCAAACTCCCCTCGGGATTATTTCTAATGTTTTGCTGGTTCCCCTCATGCCTGTATTTTCCCGCCTCAGCGATCCGCAAAACTGGGATGCTTTGAAAGGTCGTATTCGCCAAGGATTGGTTCTAACAGGGTTGACTATGCTACCTTTGGGCGCTTTAATGATTCCCCTGGCTTTCCCCATTGTGCGCGTGGTTTACGAACGCTATGCCTTTGACAAGGAAGCATCCCAATTGGTGGCACCGTTGCTTGTGGCTTATGGGTTGGGAATGTTTGTCTATCTTGCTAGGGATGTTTTGGTCCGGGTTTTTTACGCTTTGGGAGATGGACAAACGCCTTTTCGCATTAGTGTTATTAATATTTTTCTCAATGCTTTGTTTGATTATATTGCCATGAATTTATTTGGCGCTCCCGGTTTGGTTTTGGCAACTGCTGGGGTGAATTTCTTTTCGTTGTTGGTCTTGCTGGTGTTGCTACACAGAAAAATTTATGGTTTGCCTTGGATCGCCTGGAGTATTCCCTTAGCAAAATTATTTGTTGGTAGCTTGGTCGCTGGTTTTGCTGCTTATGGTATTTTACAGGGGTGCCAGCAGGTTTTGGGAACGGCTGGATTTTGGGTACAGTTGTTGGCGTTAACTTTGGCAGGCTTTGGCGGTTTGGGGATTTTTGCGGCTTTGGCTACTCAAATGAATCTGCCAGAGGTGGATATTTTCGTTTCTCAGGTGAAGCGGAAGTTGGGTCGGTAGTAGGGCATTGGTATGAAACCCCACAGCAACTATTTTTGCGCTGCTTAGATGTTTGAGCGAAAGAGCCTCAAACGGTCTTTCCCCATCACCAGGGGCGGTTTTGAAAAATTTCCTTTTTTGGGGTTCCATCCTGAAGCAAGCGGAAATCTTTCGGGATAGCCTGGCACCAACCGTTAGCTTTAATATTACTATTATACAGCACTTCATTACTTTTGTCAAGAGAACGCTGTCCAAATTTTTTTGGTAGATATTGGGAAATTATGTGGCAGCCAGGCAGTATTTTTGGCTTAAAAGTTCGGCAAGGAAATTCCCACAAACAAGTCGTAACTTGTATTGCCGCGTGTCGATCCCACCGAAATGATGTAGCGGTTGCCGTCAGAAGGAGGTAGCTGGCCAAACCAGGCTTTTTGGCTGTAGATTTGTTCCCGCCAGGTACCATTTTGCTGGTAAAGTAGAGAAAACACGGCATTATTTTCGGGGGAAGTCAGGGCAATGGAAATCGCTTGTCCCGCTTGTGCGCTCAAATAATGGTCGTGGGTATTGCCGCGTACAATTCCGTTAGAAACAACCGTATAGATAGAATTGCGGGGAAAAGATAGCTCAAAAGTTCGCGTGTCGGCTTTGGCTGCCGTAGTGACTAGGGAAATAGCCAGCGTTGCGATCGCGGCAACCCAAAAAGTATGTTTCTGAGTATTCCGGTTCATGCTTACCATCCCATCCATTTTCAATGCAAATCGTCCCCCCCTACCCGAAAAGCATTCGGTTTCCCCCCTTGTCTTCTCATGGAACCAATATAGAGAAGCTACATATTTTCTTTCTGAAACTCTTCTAGGATATCAAAAAGTTGGACTTGTCCCTGCATGGGAAGCAAGTCGATGAGGGGAATTTCCCGTCTGCCACCGCCGACTTTCACCATCATATTTTGCAAAATGGGGAGAACCCGGTCTTCGCTAACTTGATTTTCTACCAAAATGGGATAGATGCGTTCGGCCAATTTTTGGTGCAGGTGGGCGTCATCGAGACGCAGGTGCCACTTGGCAATATCCAGGTAGAGTTCGCCAAGTTCGGCGGCGAGGGTTTCGATTTGTTGGGTAGTTTCGGAGTTTGCCATAGGAATTACCGTTTTTTGCTGCTAGGACCAACCAAAGGAAGCATGGGTTTATTTAGAATAATTAGCGATCGCGAAAATATACAGTCCGTGGACCGCAAGAACTCCCGTCCATCCTAACGTCACCCAAGGGGTCCACGTCCAAGGAGAAGCTTGCAGGTTCCAGAAAAACCACAATCCGGAATTAAAAGCGGCAAAAATAGCGACATGAACGGCAAAGGTCATGCGGTCGTCGAGTTTTCTGTATTCCGGGTCTTGGCGATCGGGTTTTCTTGGCCAGCGAGGAGGCATAATCAGCTATCTTTATTTTCAGCAATCGGCAAACTGGTTGGCCGTTGGCGGTTATCTTGTCTTAGCAAGCACCAACAACCAACTGGGGGCTATTTCGATTGTACGCTGTCGGTGCCACAATTGAACCCAAAATCTAAAAAGCGATCGCTTTCACTGAATTTTGCCATCAAAATCCTCCTGGGGAAACCCATAAAAAAACCACAGACAACTTTTTGTTTTCAATTGCTGAAGAAAGTTGGCCATAGAGTTAAAATCGGGGAAAGCTCGTCCAAAAACTATGTCTGCTGGTTGTGAGTGTTACTCGATTTTGGCGATCGCGCACGTTCAAGCGTGCCAAACATTTATCCGTGTTCATCCTCATCGATGAAGTTTCCGCATTTCAAGCCTATCGCCTGTTACAAACCCATGGGATTTCCCCGGAACACCTAGCCATCGTTGGTCGTGGATACTGTACTCCCGAACAAGTTGGTTTGCGAGAACCCTTGCAAATTGCCTGGCGCAAGGCGCGTTGGTTTGCTGTTGCTGGCGGTACATTGGGGTCGTTTTTGGGATTTAGCCTTTGGGTGTCCGTTCAGTGGCAAATCCTGCTTCCCCGGGGGTTTGAACCAGCTTTGGCGATTCCAGCGATTGGGATTTTAGGTGGCTTTTGCGGCGCTGTAGTGGGTGCTTTAATTGGTTTTCTGGGGGAAGGCAGCCAAGCCAATGTTTACCGCTACCACGTGCGTCAAGGACGCTATTTGTTGATGGTGGAAGGTCCGCAAAGTCTGGTACAATCCGCGCGGGAGATTTTGCAGGTCTATGCGGTGGGCAAACCCCGATAAGCCGATCGCAGCTGCTAGTTGGCTGCCATGGCCGTGGTTTTCTCCCCATATCGATCTTCACGAATCGGGCAATTCTGGGTAGGATTGACATGTTGGTGTGGATTTGTGTGGAGTGAAGGAAACATTTATGGTAGCTTCTAGCGATCGCGTCGTGGTAGAAACCAGGCGG from the Geitlerinema sp. PCC 9228 genome contains:
- the murJ gene encoding murein biosynthesis integral membrane protein MurJ; this translates as MTEPTDTKTSGRSLTNIAGIVAIATLISKVFGLIRQQAIAAAFGVGAAADAYNYAYVVPGFLLILLGGINGPFHSAIVSVLSKRDRSESAAIVETVTTLVGGIMLLVTIAIAIFAAPIIDLVAPGLNATPEGMEIRAIAIRQLRIMSPMALLAAFIGIGFGTLTASDRYWLPSISPLFSSSTLIAGLAILAIALGKDITRPEYALLGGMVLAVSTLLGAIFQWVVQLISQWRSGMGKFRLRFAFRHRGVREILKILGPATFSSGMLQINVYTDLWFASFIPQAAAALGYAGLLVQTPLGIISNVLLVPLMPVFSRLSDPQNWDALKGRIRQGLVLTGLTMLPLGALMIPLAFPIVRVVYERYAFDKEASQLVAPLLVAYGLGMFVYLARDVLVRVFYALGDGQTPFRISVINIFLNALFDYIAMNLFGAPGLVLATAGVNFFSLLVLLVLLHRKIYGLPWIAWSIPLAKLFVGSLVAGFAAYGILQGCQQVLGTAGFWVQLLALTLAGFGGLGIFAALATQMNLPEVDIFVSQVKRKLGR
- a CDS encoding DUF3181 family protein; its protein translation is MANSETTQQIETLAAELGELYLDIAKWHLRLDDAHLHQKLAERIYPILVENQVSEDRVLPILQNMMVKVGGGRREIPLIDLLPMQGQVQLFDILEEFQKENM
- a CDS encoding 2TM domain-containing protein — its product is MPPRWPRKPDRQDPEYRKLDDRMTFAVHVAIFAAFNSGLWFFWNLQASPWTWTPWVTLGWTGVLAVHGLYIFAIANYSK